In the genome of Streptomyces fagopyri, the window GGCGTACCCCTGGCAGCGGGAAAGATCGACGACAACTCTCATCCCGACCTCCATTTCACAGGGGCCGCACGGCAGCGGGTCCTGGGGCGACACCCTCGGGGCGCCCACGGCACCACCCCGGCGCCCAGAAGCGAGAGTCATGCCTTCGAGACATCGAGAAAAGGAATACGGCTGTCGCCCGCCCCTGCGCGCATACGGGGGACACCACGCTCGTCGAAGGTCTTCGCGGGGAGAACCGGTCAGCACGGCCGAGGCTCCGGAGTCCGGGCCACCGCCCGGAGAACCTGGCCTCGCCGTCGAAAAGCGTATCCCGCGCGCACCTGGCCCGCACCCGGGACGGAGCCGGTCGAGCGCGTCCGGTGCCGGGCCGGGTCCGGCACCACCCACACCACCCGCACCACCGAAAAGGAGGGCGCCGACCGGTCCCATGACCGGTCGGCGCCCTCCTTGCGCACGTCGACCCACTAGATCGTCGCGGTGTCGATCACGAAGCGGTAGCGGACGTCGCTCGACAGCACGCGCTCGTACGCGTCGTTGATCTCGGACGCGCTGATCAGTTCGATCTCCGCGCCGAGGCCGTGCTCGGCGCAGAAGTCGAGCATCTCCTGGGTCTCCTGGATGCCGCCGATTCCGGAGCCGGAGAGGGACTTGCGGCCGCCGATCACGGAGAAGAGGTTGAGGGAGATCGGCTCCTCGGGGGCGCCGACGTTCACCAGCGCGCCGTCCGTCCGCAGCAGCGAGAGGATCGCACCGAAGTCGAGCGGTGCCGAGACCGTGGACAGGATGATGTCGAAGGTGCCGCGCAGTTCCTCGAAGGTCTTCGGGTCGCTGGTCGCGTAGTAGTGGTCGGCACCCAGCTTCAGGCCGTCGTCCTTCTTGCGCAGGGACTGCGACAGCACGGTCACCTCGGCGCCGAGCGCGTGCGCGATCTTGACGCCCATGTGACCGAGGCCGCCCATGCCGAGGACCGCGACCTTCTTGCCGGGGCCGGCGTTCCAGTGCCGGAGCGGGGAGTACGTGGTGATGCCGGCGCACAGCAGGGGCGCGGCCACGTCGAGGGAGAGGCCGTCGGGAATGCGGACGGTGTAGTTCTCGTCGACGACGATCTTCTCGGAGTAGCCGCCGTAGGTGGGCTCGCCGTTCTTGTCGAGGGCGTTGTAGGTGCCGACGTTGCCCTTGACGCAGTACTGCTCCAGGCCCGCCTTGCAGTTCTCGCACTCGCGGCAGGAGTCGACCATGCAGCCGACACCCACGCGGTCGCCGACCTCGAACCGGGTGACGCCGGGGCCGACCTCGGAGACGATGCCGGCGATCTCGTGTCCGGGCACCATCGGGAAGATCGCCTCACCCCAGCCCTCACGGGCCTGGTGGATGTCCGAGTGGCAGATACCGGCGAACTTGATGTCGATCAGGACGTCGAACTCGCCCACGGCGCGGCGCTCGATGGTGGTGCGCTCCAGCGGGGCCTTCGCGGCGGGGGCAGCGTACGCGGCAACAGTGGTCATGCTGGGGGTTCTCCTAGGGAGGGGTCCGTGCCCGGCCGTCTTCTTCCGCCGGGCACGCTCACCAGCCTGCCCCGCCGTTCGACATTCACCCAGGCCACGGCTTTGCGTACGACCGGTGGTCCTACTACTGGCGGGGTCAGGCTCAGCCGCGTACGACCGTGAATACTGGACGTATGAACGAGCAGCCCTTCCAGGAGATCGCCGGGGAAGCCGGGCAGCCGCTGGATCAGCGGGCCGAGCTCAGTGAGTTCCTGCGCACCCGTCGGGCCCGGCTGAAGCCGGACGACGTGGGGCTGCCCGACTTCGGCCGGCACCGCCGGGTGCCGGGGCTGCGGCGCGAGGAGCTGGCCCAGCTGGCCGGGGTGTCCGTCGCGTACTACACGCGGCTCGAACAGGGCAACGGACGGAACGTGTCGGCGGAGGTGCTCGACGCCATCGCCCGTGCCCTGCGCCTGTCGGACGCCGAGCACGCGCACCTGACCCACCTCGCCAAGCCCAAGCAGCACAAGAAGAGGCAGACGGCCCGGCCGCAGCAGGTGCGGGTGGCGCTGCGGCACCTGCTGGACATGCTGGACGGAGTGCCCGCGTACGTCACCGGCCGGCGGGCGGACATCCTGGTCTGGAACCGGATGGCGGCGGCCGTCTTCGGCGACTGGGCGGAGCTCGCGCCCAACGAGCGGAACTGGGCGCGGCTGGTGTTCCTGCGACCCGAGTACCGGGATCTGTTCGTGGACTGGGAGCAGAAGGCGATCGACATCGTGTGCATGCTGCGCATGGACGCGGGCTGTCACCCCGACGATCCGCGGCTGTCGGCGCTGGTCGGGGAGCTCTCCGTCAAGAGCCCGGACTTCCGGCGGCTGTGGGCCACGCACGACGTGAAGGAGAAGAACCACGGCGTGAAGGAGCTGCGGCATCCGCTGGTGGGCGATCTCGACCTGCGGTTCGAGTCGTTCCGGATGACGGACGACAGCGAGCAGGCGCTGGTCACCTACCACGCGGAGCCGGGGTCCGCCTCGGCGGAGGCGCTGCGGCTGCTGGCCAGCTGGGGCACGGACGCGACCCGCGCGGGGGCCAACGCCCAGTCCTAGCCGCCCCCGGTACGACGGTCACACCCGCCCCACGCCCGGTACGACCGTCACCCCCGTCCCACCCCCACGCCCGGTACGACCGTCACCCCCGGTACGGCGGTGCCGCCCCCCACGTCCACCGGGGTACCGGCTGCTCCGCCGGAGGCACCGCGTCGGGGCCGGAGAAGTGCACGGCGAGCCGCGTACCCCACTCCGCGTAGGCGAGGAACGCGGAGCGGAACTCGGCGTCGGTGGGCAGTTCCGCGTCGTCCGCCGCGTCCTGGAGGAGGCCGACCCAGCGTCGGCGCTGCGTCTCGGTGATGTTCCTGCCGAAGTGCTTGGCGACCATGTGGCCGTGGCCGCCCTGGGTCTCGGAGTAGGCGGGCGGTCCGCCGAAGACCTCGCCGAGCCAGAGGGCGACGTGCGCCGCGTGTTCGGGCGCCATGCCGGCGAAGACGGGTGCGAGGACGTCGTCCTTGAGGACCTTGTCGTAGAAGACCTCGGTCAGCCGGACGAAGGCCTCCGCGCCGCCCGCCCACGCGTACAGGGTGGGGACCGCGGCGCCGGCGCCCCGTACCGTCGTCGCCTTGTAGTGGCGCCTCTCCTGGATGTGCGGCAGGTAGGGACGGAGCTCGGCGAGGAAGGCCGGGCAGAGCTCCGAGGCACGGAAGTCCTGTTCGCGGGCCTCGGTCGAGGTCCAGGTGATCCGCAGGACGAAATGTTCGAAGTCGTCCTCGCAGCGGGCGAGTTCGTGGTCGACGCACTGTGGGGCGGCGGCCAGCAGGGCCGCGGCCCGGGTGTGGGCGGCCAGGAACTCCGCGGACCGTTCCTCGGGTATGTGGTACCGGACGTACTCCACGGTGTGGGCGCTCATGAGGACCACGGAAACACGCACGGCCCGCCGGAAGCTGCTCTTCCGGCGGGCCGTTCGCTACGGGCTCACTTCACCCGGGCGCGGAGCGGACTCACTTTCCGTAGTACGCGTTGTAGATCGAGACCGTCGACTTGTTGCCCTGCTTGTCGGTGATCTTCGCGTGGAAGGAGACTCCCTTGCCCTTCGCGGGGTTCTTGACGGTGATCTTTCCGTCCTTGACCTTGAGCATGGTCCAGGTCTGGCCGTAGTCGTACGAGACGTACACGTACAGCGACTTGAGGTTCCGGCCCGCGGCCGAGCCCTGGACGGTGACGGGGATCGTCGTCGTCCGGCCTGCCTCGACGCGGCTGTCCAGGCCGGTCGCGGCGTTGAAGCGGACCGTGGACGTGGGCAGCTTCGTGAAGGCGGCCTTCTTGGACCTGAAGGTCCAGCTCGCGTCGATCCGGGTGGAGGCCGCGGCGACCTTCACGCTGCGTTTGACCGAGGTCGTCAGCCGGTACTCCGCCTCGCCGGCCGGGACCTTGAACTCCTTGTCCCCGAAGAGCGGGTCGTCGTTCGATCCGATCTTCGCCCCGTTGCGGTACAGCGTCGTGGTGACCGAGCTGAACAGCGAGGACCCGGCGTGGGTGCTTCCGTCGGCGTACACCGGGAGGTAGCCGGCGATGCTGTCGCCGTCCCGGTAGACGCCGAACTCCGCGGTGATCTTCGGGCCGAAGACGGCCGTGTTGAACCGCTTCGTGTAGCTCTTGCCCGCGCTGAAGGTCTGCGGGGTGCCGAGCGTGTAGTACGCGTCGACGACCGGGAACCCGGAGGCGTCGGTGCCGGCGTGCTGCTCGAAGTCGAACGACCACTGGACCTTGTCACCGGTCGACAGGTACAGCGTGCGCGTGCTCGGCAGTTTCTGGTCGACGCCCACACCGAAGCTGTAGTCGTCGGGCAGACTGCCGTACGTGGTGATCGCGCCGGTCTTGCCGGGCGCCGCGGCCCCCATGTCCGCCCTGACCGTGCTCAGTTCGCTCGCCTTGTAGTGCTTGACGTGCGCGCCCTGGATCTTGCTGACCTTGGCGCCGGTGAAGGTGTCGTACTCGGCGGTGGCGCCCTTGGTCCACTGTCCGGCCCAGCTCTGGAACAGGCCGGAGGGCAGCGCCGGGCCGACGTGCGCCATCCGCACGTTCTGGAAGGAGTCCAGACCGAGGCCGATGCCGAGGCCCGAGGCGTCGTCGAAGTAGCCGGCGACCGCCGACAGCGGCTCGGCCCGCGCGTCGGGCACCGTGATGTCGGCGCCCCTGGCGGTACGGGCGTCCAGTGTCAGCGTGGTGTTCGCGGTGACACTCAGCCGGGGCTGGACCAGCCAGTCGACCCCGCCCTTCGCCTCCACCAGGTCCCGCACGGACAGGGAGTTGAGCTGGTACTTGCCCTTGGGCACCCGGAGGGTCACGGTGTCCGCGGTGTTCTGCGACGCGTAGTCCCGCTCGGCGCCGAGCCCGGAGTAGCCCATCAGGTCGGTGAGGTGGGTGGGTGCCTGGCCGGCACGGTCGACGTACTTCAGGGTGACGTCGTACGACTCCGGCTCGCGCTCGGCCGCGAGTGCCGTGCGCACCGACTGGCCGCCGCCCGTCGCCGTCACGTACGCCGAGTACGCCCCGTCGAGTGTGCCGCCGAGCCTGGTGTTCGCGGTGACGCCGACGGACGCCCTGCCACCGGCCGGGACGGTGACCGTGGTGGCGCCGAGCTTGAAGAAGCCCGAGGGGGCCGTGTGGCCCTTGGGGTCGGTGGCCTTGACGCCGAGGGTCAGGGTGACGTCCTTCGTACCGAGGTTGCGGTACGTCAGCTGCCTGCTCAGGACCGTGTCGTCGGTGTGCGGCCACTGTGCGACGCCGAAGCTCACCGACGACGGGTCGGCGATCACGGTCTGCTTGATCGCCGAGTCGACGGCGATGCGGCCCGCGCCCTGCTGGAACGGCGTGTAGGAGCCGCCCTTGGCGGACCCCGTCAGCGCGCCCTTGAGCTCGGTGTACGTCCAGTCCGGGTGTTCCTGCTTGAGGATGGCGGCGGCGCCCGCGACATGCGGGGTCGCCATCGACGTACCCGAGATGGTCAGGTAGCCCGCGGGATTCTCGCCGACCTCCGTGTCGATGACGCTGCCCGGGGCGGCGGCCGCGGTGATGTCCACTCCGGGGGCGGTGACGTCCGGCTTGATGGCGCCGTCACCGAGGCGGGGGCCGGTGCTGGAGAAGTCCGCCAGCTTGTCGTGATCGTCGACGGCGCCGACGGTGAGCGCGGCGTCCGCGCTGCCCGGCGAACCGATCGACTCGGGGCCGTCGTTGCCGGCCGCGATCGCGAAGAGGATGCCCTTCTCGGCCGAGAGCTTGTCGACCTCGGCCTCCAGCGGGTCCACGTCGGGGGTGTCCGGGCCGCCGAGGCTCAGGTTGACGACGTCGGCGCCCTGGTCGGCCGCCCACTCCATGCCCGCGAGGATGCCCGAGTCGTCACCGCTGCCGGTGTCGTCGAGGACCTTGCCGTTGAGGATCTTCGCGCCGGGCGCGACACCCTTGTACTTGCCGTTCGACTTGGCACCGGTGCCGGCCGCGATGGACGCGACGTGTGTGCCGTGGCCGAAGTGGTCGGTGGCGTCGGCGGCGGCCGAGAAGTTCCTGGACGCGACGACCTGGTTCCTGAGGTCCGGGTGGGTCGCGTCGACCCCGGTGTCCAGGACGGCGATCTTGACGCCCTTGCCGTCGTAGCCGGCCGCCCAGGCCTTGGGGGCGCCGATCTGCGGCACGGACTTGTCGAGGCTCGCCCTGCGCACGCCGTCCAGCCAGACGTGCGCGATGCCGGAGGCCGCCCGGCCGTGGTCGGTGACCGCGGCCCACAGCTCGGCCGCGTCCCGCTGCGGCGTCCGTACGGCGTCCGCGTTCAGGGACTTCAGGGTCCGGCGGAGCGTGCCCGACTCCCGGACGCCGGTCCGGGCGGCCGTCGCCGCGCCCTTGTAGCCGACGATGACCTTCAGACCCTGCTTCTGGGAGGCGCGGGTCGCCGCCTTGTTCAGCTCGGTGACGTCGAAGAGCCGGCGGTCCAGCTTGCCGGCGGCTATCAGCGCCTGCGCGTCGGCCGGCACCACGAGGGTGTGGCCGCCGGCCTTGCGGATCTGGACGGGCACGTGTGCACGGCCCTCGGCCCGCTCGACGCCGACGACGCGCCCCTTGGTGTCGACGACCACCCGGTCACCGGTGATCAGCGTGATGCGGTGCTTGGCCGTGATCCCGGCCGCAGGAGTGGTGTCGGCCCGTCCGGCCTTCGCCGGGACCCTCGCGGACGCCGGGCTGGTCATTCCCGCCGCCAGCGCCACGGCGGCCGCCGTGGCGACGGTCGCCGCGCACGCTCTTTTCACTTGTCTGCGCAAGTCTCCCCCTGGAGATGAGGTCCGGGTGAATCCCCGATTCACCCGGCCGGGGGATGTCTCGTACACACGCACGATCACCCCCGCGGAAACCGCAAGTATGCCGGGGGGTGATCGGTCCCTCAAGAGCGGGACTGCGGTGAGGAGTTGACGGATTCGCTCCGCTAAGACCCTGAATTCTCTCTTTTGCGCGCTTTCACGCCCCCGCGTTCTCCTTGACGGTGATCTTTCCCTTGCGGATCGTCGCGACGCGCGGGGCCTTCCTCGCGATCGCGGAATCGTGGGTGACCATGACGAAGGTCAGCCCGCGCTCCTTCCACATGGTCTCCAGCACGTCCATGATCTCGTCGCGCATGGACTCGTCGAGGTTGCCGGTGGGTTCGTCGGCGAGCAGCACCTTCGGCTGCTTGACCAGGGCACGGGCGATGGCGACGCGCTGCTGCTGACCGCCGGAGAGCTCGGCGGGCAGGTGTCCGAGCCGCTCGGCGAGCCCCACCGACTCCAGGGCCTCGGCGGCCCGCGCGCGCCGTTCCCTGCCCTTCACCCCGAGGGGTACGAGAGCCGTCTCCACATTCTCCTGGGCGGTGAGCGTGGGAATCAGGTTGAAGCTCTGGAAGACGAATCCGATGTTCTCGCTGCGCACCTTGGTGAGCTTCGCCTCGGACAGTTTCGCCAGATCGACGCCGTCGAGTCCGACGCTGCCCGCGGTGGGCCGGTCGAGTCCGCCGAGCATCTGCAGCAGGGTGGACTTTCCACCGCCCGTGGGCCCCTGGATGACGAGCCGGTCTCCGTCCGCGATGGTCAGATCGATGCCGGCGAGTGCCTCGACCGTGCCCTTGCCCCGCTGGTAGCGCTTGATGACGCCACTGAGTTCGTACATGGTGCTGCTCCTGGTTGTGCGTGAGGGGACCGCGCGGGTGTGTGGCCGCACGGCCCGTGCGGGGCCGGTCTATTCGACGCGGCGCAGGGCGTCCGCGGGCCGCAGCCGGGAGGCGCGCCAGCCACCGAAGGCGCCGGCGATCAGGCCGCCGGCGACGGCGAGGGCGACCGCGCCGGCGATGGTGGAGAGACTGACGGGCGCGGTGAGCGTGACGTCCAGCGCCTTGGACGCGACGCGCCGGCCGGGACCGCCGAAGCCGCCCTGTCCACCGCCGCCTCCCGAACCGCCGACCTGTGCCTGCAGGCTGGGGCTGATCTCGGTGACCGCGTACGCGCCCGCCAGACCGAGCGCGATGCCGAGGACGCCGCCGACCAGTCCGTTGACGATGGCCTCACCGACGACCTGGCGGGTCACCCGGCCCGACTTCCAGCCGAGCGCCTTGAGGGTGCCGAACTCGCGCACACGCCGGGAGACGGCCGAGGAGGTGAGCAGACCGGCGACCAGGAACGCGGCCACGAGCACCGCGATCGAGAGCCACTTGCCGACGTTCGACGCGAGGTCGGAGGCGGTCGACAGGGAGCCGGAGACGGTGTTCGCGAGGTCCGCGGAGGTGGTGACCGTGGTCCCCGAGATGTTCTTCTGGATGGCGCTCTTGACGCTGGAGATCTGCTGCGAGTCGGAGGCCTTGACGTAGATCGTGGTGACCTTGTCCTTGGCGCCCGCCAGCGTCTGGGCCTGCTGGAGCGGCATGTAGAGATTGGCCGCCGCGTCGCCGCTGTCCGGGGTCGCGATCCCGATCACCTTGAACTTGACGCCCTTGACGGTGACGGTGCCGCCGACCGAGAGCTTCTTCTCCTTGGCGTACGACGTGTCGGCGACGACCACCTCGGTGTTCGTCTCGGACGTCGTGAAGGTACGGCCGCTGGTGATCTTCGAGGAGGTCAGCGGGCCGAGCGC includes:
- a CDS encoding S8 family peptidase yields the protein MRRQVKRACAATVATAAAVALAAGMTSPASARVPAKAGRADTTPAAGITAKHRITLITGDRVVVDTKGRVVGVERAEGRAHVPVQIRKAGGHTLVVPADAQALIAAGKLDRRLFDVTELNKAATRASQKQGLKVIVGYKGAATAARTGVRESGTLRRTLKSLNADAVRTPQRDAAELWAAVTDHGRAASGIAHVWLDGVRRASLDKSVPQIGAPKAWAAGYDGKGVKIAVLDTGVDATHPDLRNQVVASRNFSAAADATDHFGHGTHVASIAAGTGAKSNGKYKGVAPGAKILNGKVLDDTGSGDDSGILAGMEWAADQGADVVNLSLGGPDTPDVDPLEAEVDKLSAEKGILFAIAAGNDGPESIGSPGSADAALTVGAVDDHDKLADFSSTGPRLGDGAIKPDVTAPGVDITAAAAPGSVIDTEVGENPAGYLTISGTSMATPHVAGAAAILKQEHPDWTYTELKGALTGSAKGGSYTPFQQGAGRIAVDSAIKQTVIADPSSVSFGVAQWPHTDDTVLSRQLTYRNLGTKDVTLTLGVKATDPKGHTAPSGFFKLGATTVTVPAGGRASVGVTANTRLGGTLDGAYSAYVTATGGGQSVRTALAAEREPESYDVTLKYVDRAGQAPTHLTDLMGYSGLGAERDYASQNTADTVTLRVPKGKYQLNSLSVRDLVEAKGGVDWLVQPRLSVTANTTLTLDARTARGADITVPDARAEPLSAVAGYFDDASGLGIGLGLDSFQNVRMAHVGPALPSGLFQSWAGQWTKGATAEYDTFTGAKVSKIQGAHVKHYKASELSTVRADMGAAAPGKTGAITTYGSLPDDYSFGVGVDQKLPSTRTLYLSTGDKVQWSFDFEQHAGTDASGFPVVDAYYTLGTPQTFSAGKSYTKRFNTAVFGPKITAEFGVYRDGDSIAGYLPVYADGSTHAGSSLFSSVTTTLYRNGAKIGSNDDPLFGDKEFKVPAGEAEYRLTTSVKRSVKVAAASTRIDASWTFRSKKAAFTKLPTSTVRFNAATGLDSRVEAGRTTTIPVTVQGSAAGRNLKSLYVYVSYDYGQTWTMLKVKDGKITVKNPAKGKGVSFHAKITDKQGNKSTVSIYNAYYGK
- a CDS encoding helix-turn-helix domain-containing protein: MNEQPFQEIAGEAGQPLDQRAELSEFLRTRRARLKPDDVGLPDFGRHRRVPGLRREELAQLAGVSVAYYTRLEQGNGRNVSAEVLDAIARALRLSDAEHAHLTHLAKPKQHKKRQTARPQQVRVALRHLLDMLDGVPAYVTGRRADILVWNRMAAAVFGDWAELAPNERNWARLVFLRPEYRDLFVDWEQKAIDIVCMLRMDAGCHPDDPRLSALVGELSVKSPDFRRLWATHDVKEKNHGVKELRHPLVGDLDLRFESFRMTDDSEQALVTYHAEPGSASAEALRLLASWGTDATRAGANAQS
- a CDS encoding ABC transporter permease produces the protein MFFTYLRRELRRRRKAALVVASGLALGIALVIVVSSVSSGMEKAQGKVLQSLYGLGTDMTVTKAAAPPTSTGQRPRFNFDANDNGSDKEQSSDRVMVQGFQTLAASTVSKVDSQHGVADSVGGLSLQVIRVNGQFTRGQFQQNGNGGGNRGGRQGGQQPPQGRVEGGGADFDVNNYSVYGTDVTKPALGPLTSSKITSGRTFTTSETNTEVVVADTSYAKEKKLSVGGTVTVKGVKFKVIGIATPDSGDAAANLYMPLQQAQTLAGAKDKVTTIYVKASDSQQISSVKSAIQKNISGTTVTTSADLANTVSGSLSTASDLASNVGKWLSIAVLVAAFLVAGLLTSSAVSRRVREFGTLKALGWKSGRVTRQVVGEAIVNGLVGGVLGIALGLAGAYAVTEISPSLQAQVGGSGGGGGQGGFGGPGRRVASKALDVTLTAPVSLSTIAGAVALAVAGGLIAGAFGGWRASRLRPADALRRVE
- a CDS encoding ABC transporter ATP-binding protein, with translation MYELSGVIKRYQRGKGTVEALAGIDLTIADGDRLVIQGPTGGGKSTLLQMLGGLDRPTAGSVGLDGVDLAKLSEAKLTKVRSENIGFVFQSFNLIPTLTAQENVETALVPLGVKGRERRARAAEALESVGLAERLGHLPAELSGGQQQRVAIARALVKQPKVLLADEPTGNLDESMRDEIMDVLETMWKERGLTFVMVTHDSAIARKAPRVATIRKGKITVKENAGA
- a CDS encoding NAD(P)-dependent alcohol dehydrogenase — translated: MTTVAAYAAPAAKAPLERTTIERRAVGEFDVLIDIKFAGICHSDIHQAREGWGEAIFPMVPGHEIAGIVSEVGPGVTRFEVGDRVGVGCMVDSCRECENCKAGLEQYCVKGNVGTYNALDKNGEPTYGGYSEKIVVDENYTVRIPDGLSLDVAAPLLCAGITTYSPLRHWNAGPGKKVAVLGMGGLGHMGVKIAHALGAEVTVLSQSLRKKDDGLKLGADHYYATSDPKTFEELRGTFDIILSTVSAPLDFGAILSLLRTDGALVNVGAPEEPISLNLFSVIGGRKSLSGSGIGGIQETQEMLDFCAEHGLGAEIELISASEINDAYERVLSSDVRYRFVIDTATI
- a CDS encoding group II truncated hemoglobin, coding for MSAHTVEYVRYHIPEERSAEFLAAHTRAAALLAAAPQCVDHELARCEDDFEHFVLRITWTSTEAREQDFRASELCPAFLAELRPYLPHIQERRHYKATTVRGAGAAVPTLYAWAGGAEAFVRLTEVFYDKVLKDDVLAPVFAGMAPEHAAHVALWLGEVFGGPPAYSETQGGHGHMVAKHFGRNITETQRRRWVGLLQDAADDAELPTDAEFRSAFLAYAEWGTRLAVHFSGPDAVPPAEQPVPRWTWGAAPPYRG